One genomic region from Bradyrhizobium icense encodes:
- the rplI gene encoding 50S ribosomal protein L9, producing the protein MEVILLERVVKLGQMGEVVRVKDGFARNFLLKRGKALRATADNRAKYDGMKAELEANNLKAKGEASKVAEKISGRNVIVLRQASESGQLFGSVSIRDIIASFEADGVTINRSQVLLDAPIKTIGKHEVLIAVHPEVEATVSVTVARSADEAERINRGEDISTRQEDQDAAAEALAAAGEFFDPEAQHDEAAPAATEK; encoded by the coding sequence ATGGAAGTCATCTTGCTGGAACGCGTCGTCAAGCTCGGTCAGATGGGCGAAGTCGTCCGCGTCAAAGACGGGTTTGCCCGTAATTTTCTGCTCAAGCGCGGCAAGGCGCTGCGCGCGACCGCCGACAATCGCGCCAAGTACGACGGCATGAAGGCCGAACTCGAGGCCAATAACCTCAAGGCCAAGGGCGAAGCCAGCAAGGTCGCCGAGAAAATCAGCGGTCGCAACGTGATCGTGCTGCGCCAGGCCTCGGAATCCGGCCAGTTGTTCGGATCGGTCAGCATTCGCGACATCATCGCCTCCTTCGAGGCCGACGGCGTCACCATCAACCGCAGCCAGGTTCTGCTCGACGCCCCGATCAAGACCATCGGCAAGCACGAGGTCCTGATTGCGGTGCATCCGGAAGTCGAGGCCACCGTCAGCGTCACTGTGGCGCGGAGCGCCGATGAAGCCGAGCGCATCAACCGCGGCGAGGACATCTCGACCCGTCAGGAAGACCAGGACGCCGCCGCTGAGGCGCTCGCCGCCGCTGGCGAGTTCTTCGATCCGGAAGCCCAGCACGACGAAGCCGCGCCGGCTGCGACCGAGAAGTAA